In a genomic window of Pseudomonas putida:
- a CDS encoding SDR family NAD(P)-dependent oxidoreductase → MKNPMSLAGRTIVVTGAGQGIGLGIARLAIELGANVAAVDLNADALHSAAHELGEHYLPLAGSVSDQAFVQSAVEQAVSHFGAVHGLVNNAGIGRPAMIEKMTLEQWQQVIDVHLTGSFFFTQAVGQHLLQRARAGDSAPGSIVFISSDAGRRGSLGQINYSAAKSGMFGMAMTAAREWAKHGIRANAVCFGMVETAMTEKVRTDPKFLETYLAQIALGRFASPEEVSVPVCFLLSEAASYITGQVLSVNGGYTIAV, encoded by the coding sequence ATGTCACTTGCCGGTCGCACGATTGTCGTGACCGGTGCCGGTCAGGGAATCGGCCTGGGCATTGCACGCCTGGCCATCGAATTGGGTGCCAACGTCGCAGCTGTCGACCTCAATGCCGATGCCCTGCACAGCGCTGCCCATGAGCTGGGCGAGCACTATCTGCCACTGGCGGGCAGTGTCAGTGACCAGGCCTTCGTACAGTCGGCCGTGGAACAGGCTGTCAGCCACTTCGGGGCCGTCCACGGTCTGGTCAACAACGCCGGCATTGGCCGGCCGGCCATGATCGAAAAGATGACGCTGGAGCAATGGCAACAGGTGATCGATGTGCACCTGACAGGCTCGTTTTTCTTCACCCAGGCGGTCGGCCAGCATCTATTGCAACGCGCTCGGGCGGGCGACAGCGCGCCGGGCTCGATCGTGTTTATCTCGTCCGATGCCGGGCGCCGCGGCAGCCTCGGCCAGATCAACTATTCGGCGGCCAAGTCCGGCATGTTCGGCATGGCCATGACAGCTGCACGGGAATGGGCAAAACACGGCATCCGCGCAAACGCGGTGTGTTTCGGCATGGTGGAAACCGCCATGACCGAGAAGGTGCGTACCGATCCGAAGTTTCTCGAAACCTACCTGGCGCAGATTGCACTGGGTCGCTTCGCCTCTCCTGAAGAAGTTTCAGTCCCTGTCTGCTTCCTGCTGTCCGAAGCGGCTTCCTATATCACCGGCCAGGTCCTTTCGGTCAATGGCGGGTACACCATAGCGGTATGA
- a CDS encoding CaiB/BaiF CoA transferase family protein — protein sequence MTMHNIAKEALAGLRVLDMTRVIAGPYAGQILADLGADVLKVERQGEGDDIRRIGPPWIKGTENEPHQESTYSQSVNRNKRSISVNFAEREGAELLRQLAAKSDILLENYRTGTLAKYGLSYEELREINPRLIYCSITGFGQTGPYANRSGYDYLIQAMAGVMSVTGHRDEHAGDGPMRVGVPVADICAGLYAAIGVLAAVNHRHESGEGQHIDVSLFDSQVAALLNTFSAWFNGGKELGRTGNDHPSASPYGVYAVDDGFILVATFNDREFARLAAAVDRSEWIEDPRFARNGARVANRQELSALLTEALRGRGKDEWIAHLNAATVSCGPINSMADLERDPHAIEREMIVPLEHPVNGTIRTAASPMRFSSTPVQYKSAPPTIGEHTSEILGDWLGMNPAHIEELRQRNVI from the coding sequence ATGACTATGCACAATATTGCCAAAGAAGCACTTGCAGGCCTGCGCGTACTCGACATGACCCGGGTCATTGCCGGCCCTTATGCCGGACAGATACTCGCCGACCTCGGCGCCGACGTCCTCAAGGTCGAACGCCAGGGCGAAGGCGACGATATCCGTCGCATCGGCCCGCCATGGATCAAGGGCACCGAGAACGAACCCCACCAGGAGTCCACCTACAGCCAATCGGTCAACCGCAATAAGCGCTCGATCAGCGTCAATTTCGCTGAGCGCGAAGGCGCCGAGCTATTGCGCCAGCTGGCGGCCAAATCGGACATCCTGCTGGAGAACTACCGGACCGGCACCCTGGCCAAATACGGCCTGAGCTATGAAGAGCTGCGCGAGATCAACCCGCGCCTGATTTACTGCTCTATCACCGGTTTCGGTCAGACCGGCCCCTACGCCAACCGGTCTGGTTATGACTACCTGATCCAGGCCATGGCCGGGGTGATGTCGGTGACCGGTCACCGCGACGAACACGCCGGCGATGGCCCCATGCGAGTCGGTGTTCCAGTGGCGGATATCTGCGCCGGCCTCTACGCCGCCATCGGCGTACTGGCCGCGGTCAATCACCGCCATGAGAGCGGTGAGGGCCAGCACATCGATGTGTCGCTGTTCGACTCCCAGGTCGCCGCACTGCTCAACACCTTTTCTGCCTGGTTCAACGGTGGCAAGGAGCTGGGCCGCACGGGTAACGATCACCCAAGCGCATCGCCTTATGGTGTTTACGCGGTGGATGACGGCTTTATCCTGGTCGCGACCTTCAATGACCGCGAATTCGCCCGGCTAGCCGCCGCTGTGGACCGCTCCGAGTGGATCGAAGACCCCCGCTTTGCCCGCAACGGTGCGCGTGTCGCCAATCGCCAGGAACTGTCGGCGCTGCTTACCGAGGCGTTGCGTGGCCGTGGCAAGGATGAGTGGATCGCCCACCTCAATGCCGCCACCGTGTCCTGCGGACCGATCAACAGCATGGCCGACCTTGAGCGCGACCCGCATGCCATTGAGCGCGAAATGATCGTACCGCTGGAACACCCGGTCAATGGCACGATTCGTACCGCGGCAAGCCCGATGCGGTTTTCCTCGACGCCGGTTCAATACAAGTCGGCGCCACCGACTATCGGCGAACACACCAGTGAAATTCTCGGTGACTGGCTGGGGATGAACCCGGCGCACATCGAAGAACTGCGTCAACGCAACGTCATCTGA
- a CDS encoding acyl-CoA dehydrogenase family protein, translating to MTSTFSFKPLQLPAALEPLRQEVRSFLQDSASQWSGWKIGHSWTGFDREFSLEVGRRGWIGMTWPKAYGGHERSGLERYVVVEEMLAAGAPLGAHWFGDRQSGPLLLRLGSEEQRRRFIPLIVKGQASFCIGLSEPDSGSDLASLRSRATRVAGGWRLNGRKVWTTNAHLCDFMIGLFRTGASADAERHKGLSQFLIDMRSSGIEVRPIHDLTGEAHFNEVVFDDVFVPDDMLVGQEGDGWSQATAELAFERSQPDRYMSSFPLLPLTIEALHGDHKADRLAARKLGEAYAELTVLREMSLSILGQLQDGHSPAKEAALVKDLGNTHEQRIPELVRELLDTPSTLVRGNKLSELQGFLVQNVPSFSLRGGTREILRGIIAKGLGLR from the coding sequence ATGACATCAACCTTCAGTTTCAAACCCTTGCAGCTGCCTGCCGCCCTGGAGCCTTTACGCCAGGAAGTCCGGTCTTTTCTGCAGGACAGCGCCAGCCAATGGTCGGGCTGGAAGATCGGTCACTCCTGGACGGGGTTCGACCGCGAATTCAGCCTAGAAGTCGGTCGCCGCGGCTGGATCGGCATGACCTGGCCAAAAGCCTACGGCGGCCACGAGCGCTCCGGCCTGGAGCGATACGTGGTGGTCGAGGAAATGCTCGCTGCAGGCGCGCCGCTGGGTGCGCACTGGTTCGGCGACCGACAGAGCGGCCCCCTGCTCTTGCGCCTGGGCAGTGAAGAACAGCGTCGCCGCTTCATTCCACTCATCGTCAAAGGCCAGGCCTCGTTTTGCATTGGCCTGAGCGAACCCGACTCGGGCTCGGACCTGGCTTCGCTACGATCGCGCGCTACCCGTGTCGCCGGTGGCTGGCGACTTAATGGCCGCAAGGTCTGGACCACCAACGCACACCTGTGCGACTTCATGATCGGGCTGTTCCGCACGGGTGCCAGTGCTGACGCGGAGCGCCACAAAGGCCTTTCTCAGTTCCTGATCGACATGCGCTCATCCGGCATCGAAGTACGCCCCATTCACGATCTGACAGGCGAAGCGCACTTCAATGAAGTCGTCTTCGACGATGTCTTCGTTCCCGACGATATGCTGGTGGGGCAAGAAGGTGACGGCTGGAGCCAGGCCACGGCGGAGCTGGCTTTCGAACGCAGCCAACCGGATCGCTATATGAGCAGCTTTCCTCTGCTGCCCTTGACCATCGAAGCCCTGCATGGCGACCACAAGGCCGACCGTCTGGCGGCACGAAAACTGGGAGAGGCCTACGCGGAATTGACGGTGTTGCGCGAGATGTCGCTGTCCATCCTTGGCCAACTTCAGGATGGCCACTCCCCTGCCAAGGAAGCCGCCCTGGTCAAGGACCTGGGCAATACCCATGAGCAACGAATCCCGGAGCTCGTGCGCGAATTGCTCGACACGCCATCCACCCTTGTCAGGGGTAACAAGTTGAGTGAATTGCAGGGTTTCCTCGTACAGAACGTGCCGAGCTTCTCCCTGCGTGGCGGAACACGCGAAATTTTGCGCGGCATCATTGCCAAGGGGCTTGGACTGCGATGA
- a CDS encoding acyl-CoA dehydrogenase → MNISEMLAEQVNRLFTDRIDRQTWVDAEDGRPATVLWAEIEQLGIPLAMCQEQHGGAGLSWTESEPMLRLCGTHAVPLPVGETAIAAWALSCAGLQVPEGPMAVSTSVYQLDGQDRLLGRDPQLSWLPQVEHVVLLAEREGDLYLCLVRASEGEQQIVETLDRLPCAQWNLSNTRPEQFAAAPPILGTSTLQPLIAVLRSIQMAGALAKVLEFCVDYANTRVQFGKPIGKFQAIQHMIAELASQAAAAQVAGLYAARMIDAGNPFQAAAVAKALVGKAAGRAAAMAHQVFGAIGVTDEHSLHYYTRRLWQWRADAGSEHYWAERLGQQILARDGAALWSRLTQPMEQSA, encoded by the coding sequence ATGAACATCAGCGAAATGCTCGCAGAACAAGTGAACCGACTCTTCACTGACCGTATCGATCGCCAGACCTGGGTCGATGCTGAAGATGGTCGCCCGGCGACAGTCCTCTGGGCCGAGATCGAGCAGTTGGGCATCCCCCTCGCCATGTGTCAGGAACAGCATGGCGGCGCCGGCCTGAGCTGGACCGAGAGTGAACCGATGTTGCGTCTGTGTGGCACCCATGCGGTTCCTTTGCCCGTCGGGGAAACGGCCATCGCAGCGTGGGCGCTTTCCTGTGCCGGACTGCAAGTGCCTGAAGGTCCCATGGCGGTATCGACCAGCGTGTATCAACTGGATGGGCAAGATCGCTTGCTGGGTCGTGACCCGCAATTAAGCTGGTTGCCGCAGGTCGAGCATGTCGTATTGCTCGCCGAGCGCGAAGGCGACCTGTACCTATGCCTGGTTAGAGCCAGTGAAGGTGAGCAGCAAATAGTCGAAACCCTCGACCGCCTTCCCTGCGCGCAATGGAACCTGAGCAACACGCGTCCCGAACAGTTTGCAGCCGCACCGCCAATACTTGGAACGAGCACGCTGCAACCGCTGATCGCTGTGCTCAGAAGCATTCAGATGGCCGGAGCTTTGGCTAAGGTGCTGGAGTTCTGTGTGGACTATGCCAACACCCGTGTGCAGTTCGGCAAACCGATCGGTAAGTTCCAGGCCATTCAGCACATGATTGCCGAGCTCGCCTCCCAAGCAGCGGCAGCCCAGGTTGCTGGCCTGTACGCGGCACGCATGATCGATGCAGGTAATCCGTTCCAGGCGGCGGCAGTGGCCAAGGCACTGGTTGGAAAGGCCGCAGGACGCGCTGCCGCCATGGCCCACCAGGTGTTTGGTGCCATTGGCGTGACCGACGAGCACAGCCTTCACTACTACACCCGACGCCTGTGGCAATGGCGCGCGGATGCCGGTAGCGAACACTACTGGGCAGAACGTCTGGGCCAACAGATTTTGGCTCGTGACGGTGCGGCCTTGTGGAGCAGGCTGACCCAACCGATGGAACAGTCTGCCTAG
- the folE gene encoding GTP cyclohydrolase I FolE: MSEQLSQHYQAILQGLGENVEREGLLDTPKRAAKAMQYLCNGYQKTVEELVNGALFESDNDEMVIVKDIELYSLCEHHLLPFIGKAHVAYIPSGKVLGLSKIARIVDMFARRLQIQENLTRQIAEAVQQVTNAVGVAVVIEAKHLCMMMRGVEKQNSMMTTSVMLGQLRECANTRQEFLQLIRSQK; encoded by the coding sequence ATGAGCGAGCAGTTGTCGCAGCACTATCAGGCCATCCTTCAGGGGCTTGGTGAAAATGTCGAACGTGAAGGGTTGCTGGACACCCCAAAACGTGCGGCCAAGGCCATGCAGTATTTGTGTAATGGTTACCAGAAAACCGTCGAAGAACTCGTCAACGGTGCGCTGTTCGAGTCGGACAACGATGAAATGGTGATCGTCAAGGATATCGAGCTGTACTCGTTGTGCGAGCACCATCTACTGCCGTTCATTGGCAAGGCGCATGTGGCCTACATTCCGTCCGGCAAGGTATTGGGCTTGTCGAAGATTGCCCGCATCGTCGATATGTTTGCGCGCCGCCTGCAGATTCAGGAAAACCTGACTCGGCAGATTGCCGAAGCGGTCCAGCAAGTCACCAATGCCGTCGGTGTCGCCGTGGTGATTGAAGCCAAGCACCTGTGCATGATGATGCGCGGCGTGGAAAAGCAGAACTCAATGATGACGACCTCGGTCATGCTCGGACAGTTGCGCGAATGTGCCAACACTCGCCAAGAGTTTTTGCAGTTGATCAGAAGCCAGAAGTGA
- a CDS encoding lipid-transfer protein gives MSNKVLVAGVGMVKFTKPGKSEMYDVMGAQAIASALKDAGIEYGQVQQAYAGFVSGDTCSGQTALYHAGLTQIPVINVNNACASGSSALFLARQAVMSGVVDVALAVGFEQMNPGALAGSDAAARTPITVRIDEATRRIRGWDELAPTGPQYFGGAGAEYMEKYNVTAELFGRVSVKARSHAGRNPYALFTDPLTLEQVMGSPAIFGPLTRLMCCPPTCGAAATVVVSEAYARKHGLANCVEIAGMSLTTDGPQSYESGSMIQVVGAGMTSRAAQQAYAQAGVGPQDLDLVELHDCFSSNEIISYEALGLCAEGGSERFVLDGDNTYGGKVVTNPSGGLLSKGHPLGATGLAQIAEVSWHLRGLAGDRQVPGARLGLQHNVGLGGACVVTILKRI, from the coding sequence ATGAGCAATAAAGTTCTGGTCGCCGGTGTTGGCATGGTCAAGTTCACCAAGCCAGGCAAGAGTGAAATGTATGACGTCATGGGCGCACAGGCGATTGCCAGTGCCCTCAAGGATGCCGGTATTGAATATGGTCAGGTACAGCAGGCGTATGCCGGTTTCGTTTCCGGTGACACCTGCTCTGGGCAGACGGCGCTATACCATGCGGGGTTGACGCAGATTCCGGTGATCAACGTCAACAACGCCTGTGCCAGCGGCTCTTCGGCCTTGTTTCTGGCGCGTCAGGCGGTCATGAGCGGGGTTGTCGATGTTGCCTTGGCCGTTGGTTTCGAACAAATGAATCCCGGTGCCCTGGCTGGCAGTGACGCCGCTGCCCGCACGCCAATCACTGTGCGTATCGATGAGGCCACTCGACGCATCCGTGGCTGGGACGAGCTGGCGCCCACTGGGCCTCAGTACTTCGGTGGGGCGGGTGCCGAGTACATGGAAAAATACAACGTGACTGCCGAGCTGTTCGGTCGGGTTTCGGTCAAGGCCCGCAGCCATGCCGGGCGCAACCCTTACGCACTGTTCACTGACCCGCTGACCCTGGAGCAGGTCATGGGTTCGCCAGCCATTTTTGGTCCATTGACGCGCCTGATGTGCTGTCCGCCGACCTGCGGCGCCGCAGCGACAGTGGTGGTGTCCGAAGCCTATGCACGCAAACATGGCCTGGCCAATTGCGTGGAGATCGCCGGCATGAGCCTGACCACCGACGGACCGCAAAGCTACGAGTCCGGCAGCATGATCCAAGTGGTCGGTGCCGGCATGACCTCGCGGGCTGCTCAGCAAGCCTATGCGCAAGCAGGTGTCGGGCCGCAGGACCTGGATCTGGTCGAGCTGCATGACTGCTTCTCATCCAATGAGATCATCAGCTACGAGGCGCTGGGCTTGTGCGCCGAAGGCGGCAGCGAACGCTTCGTTCTCGATGGCGACAACACCTATGGGGGCAAGGTGGTCACCAACCCATCCGGCGGACTGTTGTCCAAGGGGCATCCATTGGGGGCGACGGGCCTGGCACAAATTGCTGAAGTGTCCTGGCATTTACGCGGGTTGGCGGGTGATCGCCAGGTACCTGGCGCACGCCTGGGGCTGCAGCACAACGTCGGGTTGGGCGGCGCCTGCGTCGTCACCATTCTGAAAAGGATCTGA
- a CDS encoding SDR family NAD(P)-dependent oxidoreductase, with protein MALLSGKVAIITGAGRGLGAAYATLLAAEGAAIVVNDLGRDENGAYIAESVAQGIRDSGGQAVAHTQDISTVEGGQTLCATALEHFGRADILINNAGILRDKSFLKLSEADWDAVIAVNLKSMYAVTQPVFGWMKENGGGVIVNTSSTSGLVGNFGQANYAASKCGAWGFSNVLAIEAAKFGVRVWTLAPAAVSALTAPLMDEISKAQLAPEHVAQVVLYMVSELSGQRTGHCLFASGQSVRELKLVSAEGIRGGGVDPQFSAQRLAAEEDKVFRSETALTIMDFAR; from the coding sequence ATGGCTTTATTGAGTGGGAAAGTCGCAATCATCACCGGTGCCGGGCGCGGGCTGGGTGCTGCCTATGCAACGTTGCTAGCCGCCGAGGGCGCGGCCATTGTGGTCAATGACCTGGGGCGTGACGAAAACGGTGCCTATATTGCCGAGTCAGTGGCGCAGGGGATACGCGATAGCGGTGGTCAGGCAGTCGCCCACACCCAGGACATCTCGACCGTCGAAGGCGGTCAGACCTTGTGCGCAACCGCACTGGAGCATTTCGGACGCGCCGATATCCTGATCAACAACGCCGGGATCCTTCGCGACAAATCGTTCCTCAAGTTGAGCGAAGCGGATTGGGATGCAGTCATCGCGGTCAACCTCAAGAGCATGTACGCCGTCACTCAACCGGTATTTGGCTGGATGAAGGAGAACGGTGGCGGGGTCATCGTCAACACCTCTTCCACGTCCGGGCTGGTTGGCAATTTTGGCCAGGCCAACTACGCAGCGTCCAAATGTGGTGCCTGGGGCTTCTCCAATGTGCTGGCGATCGAGGCTGCCAAATTCGGCGTGCGGGTCTGGACGCTCGCACCGGCCGCGGTTTCCGCGCTGACCGCGCCATTGATGGACGAAATCAGCAAGGCTCAGTTGGCGCCCGAGCATGTGGCCCAGGTGGTGCTTTACATGGTCAGTGAGCTATCCGGTCAGCGCACCGGGCATTGCCTGTTTGCTTCTGGTCAGAGCGTGCGAGAACTGAAGCTGGTGTCGGCTGAAGGCATTCGTGGTGGTGGCGTCGATCCGCAGTTCAGTGCCCAGCGTCTGGCCGCTGAAGAGGACAAGGTTTTCCGCTCGGAAACTGCCCTGACCATCATGGATTTCGCTCGTTAA
- a CDS encoding MaoC/PaaZ C-terminal domain-containing protein gives MSLDYQRIKNWSIPEARQTYSERDTILYALGVGAATCNPLAAEDLQYVYEPGLKALPTMASILAGGASWLADPETGIDLSKVLHGEQFLTLHQPLPAHGEVIGRDQVDEIFDKGADKGAVMYMSRRIYCARTETLLATSKWSTFMRGNGGFGGSAEGQPKPHPIPTDRPCDLSIELESRPEQAVIYRLSGDLNPLHIDPAFSALAGFDKPILHGMSSYGMAGRALIKLLCDNDPARLRELNLRFAAPMYPGETLRIEAWREGPGQASFRVIATQRDITILNNGYVEFDA, from the coding sequence GTGTCTCTCGATTACCAACGTATAAAAAACTGGTCCATTCCAGAGGCCAGACAAACCTACAGCGAACGCGACACCATCCTTTATGCATTGGGTGTCGGTGCCGCTACCTGCAACCCTCTCGCCGCCGAGGACCTGCAGTACGTCTACGAGCCTGGCTTGAAGGCGTTGCCGACCATGGCCAGCATCCTGGCCGGCGGCGCATCCTGGCTGGCCGATCCGGAAACCGGAATTGACCTGAGCAAGGTCCTGCATGGCGAACAGTTCCTGACCCTGCATCAGCCCCTTCCCGCTCACGGTGAAGTGATCGGCCGTGACCAGGTCGACGAAATTTTCGACAAGGGTGCTGACAAGGGTGCGGTGATGTACATGTCGCGGCGCATCTACTGCGCGCGCACTGAAACGCTACTGGCGACCTCGAAGTGGTCGACCTTCATGCGTGGCAACGGCGGCTTCGGTGGCTCGGCCGAAGGCCAGCCCAAGCCGCACCCAATCCCTACAGACCGGCCTTGCGATTTGAGCATCGAGCTGGAAAGCCGTCCTGAGCAGGCCGTGATTTATCGCCTGTCCGGAGATTTGAATCCCTTGCACATCGACCCGGCCTTTTCCGCCCTCGCCGGTTTCGACAAGCCGATCCTGCACGGCATGAGCAGCTATGGAATGGCTGGCAGGGCACTGATCAAGTTGCTTTGCGACAACGACCCCGCTCGACTGCGGGAGCTGAACCTGCGCTTCGCCGCACCTATGTATCCCGGTGAAACGTTGCGTATCGAAGCCTGGCGCGAAGGCCCTGGCCAGGCCTCTTTCAGAGTGATTGCTACACAGCGCGACATCACCATCCTCAACAACGGTTACGTTGAGTTCGACGCATGA
- a CDS encoding enoyl-CoA hydratase, giving the protein MEYQDISYEIIGHVARISHNRPGNANAESENLLAELDHALDLAKKDDNVRVLIIGAIGKHFSAGHDLMDGMEKRGEFSPEQHWLWESEHYLGNALRIWDFPKPTIAQVQGACIAGGFMVANMCDIMIAADDAFFSDPVAHSLAAASVETLVHPWVMGIRKAKEFLFTGQKISASEAKEWGMVNHVVPRAELEQYTMNMAEHIAKAPPIGLRMLKRSINRSADIMGFRNSIMAHFDTHILSTSTNEHYAVAAAGMRASLEAAKKAQS; this is encoded by the coding sequence ATGGAATACCAAGACATCAGCTACGAAATCATCGGCCACGTGGCCCGCATCAGTCATAACCGGCCAGGCAACGCCAACGCCGAATCGGAAAACTTGCTCGCCGAACTCGACCACGCTCTGGATCTGGCGAAAAAGGACGACAATGTCCGCGTGCTTATCATTGGCGCCATAGGCAAGCACTTTTCGGCCGGGCACGACTTGATGGATGGCATGGAAAAACGCGGCGAATTCTCGCCCGAGCAGCACTGGCTGTGGGAAAGCGAACACTACCTGGGCAACGCTCTGCGCATCTGGGACTTTCCAAAACCAACGATCGCTCAAGTACAAGGTGCCTGCATCGCCGGTGGTTTCATGGTCGCCAACATGTGCGACATCATGATCGCTGCCGACGACGCCTTCTTCAGCGACCCGGTCGCCCATAGCCTGGCTGCGGCCTCGGTGGAAACACTGGTCCATCCTTGGGTAATGGGCATTCGCAAAGCCAAGGAATTTCTGTTCACCGGGCAGAAAATCAGCGCAAGCGAAGCCAAGGAATGGGGCATGGTCAACCATGTGGTGCCACGCGCGGAACTTGAGCAATACACCATGAACATGGCCGAGCACATCGCCAAGGCACCCCCCATTGGCTTGCGCATGCTCAAGCGTTCGATCAATCGTTCGGCTGACATCATGGGTTTCCGCAATTCGATCATGGCGCACTTCGACACTCACATCCTCAGCACCTCGACCAACGAGCACTACGCCGTAGCCGCCGCTGGCATGCGCGCCTCGCTCGAAGCCGCCAAGAAAGCCCAATCCTGA
- a CDS encoding MaoC family dehydratase N-terminal domain-containing protein, with product MSLDYQTLMNWPFAASTRTYGRADSIRFAKGFGAGVDPSWQDIDSRFIDDNPALTGLPMSAVALADGEFWQQDPRSGIVWQQMVHAQESLRVHRPLPVEGSVVLTQKIKDVFDRGDKGALMVQEQLLSDEQGNPLVSIEVTTVLRGNGGFGGQPQPSQRPEAIPDRRPDCTLEIRTPEGADTLFRLSADIAVAAQAQADTQQYMLRGLGCFGLAGRGALLMACDNEPDRLRAIGVRYAGPMLTSETMRIDLWHVRSGFALFKMHACERDAPVLSHGFIEFDPA from the coding sequence GTGTCCCTTGATTATCAAACGCTAATGAACTGGCCGTTTGCGGCCTCCACTCGCACCTACGGCAGAGCTGACAGCATTCGCTTCGCCAAAGGTTTCGGTGCGGGCGTCGACCCCAGCTGGCAGGATATTGATAGCCGCTTTATCGATGACAACCCGGCATTGACTGGCCTGCCAATGAGTGCCGTAGCCTTGGCTGATGGTGAGTTCTGGCAGCAAGATCCGCGCAGCGGGATCGTCTGGCAGCAGATGGTGCATGCCCAGGAGAGCCTGCGTGTACATCGCCCTCTGCCGGTAGAAGGAAGCGTGGTACTGACCCAGAAGATTAAAGACGTGTTCGATCGAGGGGATAAAGGTGCCTTGATGGTACAGGAGCAACTGCTCAGCGATGAGCAGGGTAATCCGTTGGTGAGCATCGAAGTGACCACGGTATTACGTGGTAACGGCGGTTTTGGCGGCCAGCCGCAACCCTCACAGCGCCCAGAAGCCATTCCTGATCGCCGTCCTGATTGCACGCTGGAAATCCGCACCCCCGAGGGCGCCGACACCTTGTTCCGGTTATCGGCCGACATTGCGGTCGCCGCGCAGGCGCAAGCGGACACGCAGCAATACATGCTGCGCGGATTGGGCTGTTTTGGTTTGGCCGGGCGAGGTGCTTTGCTAATGGCCTGCGACAATGAACCCGATCGCCTGCGCGCCATTGGCGTGCGCTATGCCGGGCCGATGCTGACAAGTGAAACCATGCGCATCGACTTGTGGCACGTGCGCTCGGGTTTTGCGCTGTTCAAGATGCACGCCTGCGAACGCGATGCGCCGGTGCTGAGCCACGGCTTCATCGAGTTCGACCCAGCCTGA